The following is a genomic window from Solanum lycopersicum chromosome 6, SLM_r2.1.
tgttaaatgaaatcaatatttatatgtgtttcataaatgaaagtaataacacgtctcaaatattttttctttctcaaatatTGTTCTATTTCTTTGCTTTATGCATCCAGTTCATTAATCCTGACTAATTAAGAGACTTAACAAGCTTAGAATtccaaattataaataaataaattctgaACCAAGTATTAGAAAGGATTAGAGCCgtatctacaaaaaaaaagaaaaaaatagaacagTCGAAGGGTGTTCTAAGCAAATACATTTTAGTACCATGATTATTATATGTTGTGCaaagtatttcaaattttataataacatggtatatattattataaaatactgaggatatttttttgtgaaaaatcaTAAGTTAAACCGTGTGTACAAAGTGAATTAGTCGTACTAAGCAGTTTTTGGGTTTAATTAATCATTGTTAATAGTAATATAGTATAGTCAACAAAATATACTCATATCTAAGTCTTTggcataatattatttttgttttattttgataacaGGGCACTTGTACACAACACTGACCTAATGAAGGTTACAAAAGAGTCAAAAACTCTCTGTTTACTGTTTGGCTCAATGatgattaatatatttgatttaaaaatatctttatcgTGAATATTTTGATCTAAAAATGTCTTTATAGATGCTAAATGGGTTGaaaatgcccttttctgaataaatatgttatttctttcttttgaaatttatttaacaaataaaatataggaattttttcttcttcctaatctcattttatcaattaaaatagaataatttcatATACGCTTTCGACgaataaaatatgtcatatatttaaaaatatagtatattCATCACTAATTTTAAGTCATATAACGATaacaaaaattactttttttctgAATTAAAGTAGGATAaacattttctaatttaaaaagatattataaaaaaaaatacgtgtcagaaagaatataaataatatgtttGTTTTGAAAATGAACATTTTTGTCACTAAATAACAATAAAGACATGTTTGGACCAAAGTATTTACTGCTTGAACATTTATGAATCAGGTATTGACGAGGCTATTTTCAAACTAAcctataaacaaaaaaaatatttttattcatttcacaAGTATGAAGACATTTTTAACCCTCTTtccttataaaaaatatattttcctaaTAATTATAGGAGGCGTGCTCGATAGATTATTCAAAAGCAAAGTCCTAGCAGTAGCTAATTAAGCAGAAATCACGTTGcactattaattaatttttattcccTTTACATTATATAGTCAGAGCAAATATTTACACAAAATTAGCTGGAAAAACATGCTTAATACCAAAAAAGGAAGTAACGTTCGTGCATGATTTTCGTTTACTGGTGAAACCCAATATTCGTTTATAcatcaataattaaaaatattatctatttttGGCATACATTTATAGAACAGCTAAGATCCAAAATAAACCAACTCATTAAATATTGGGTTCCAAAACTTTTTAGGTACACAAACGGATGGACAgagataaaaattttaactaaaaatatatataaaacgaaaaatttacattgtatatataaaattagaatagttttttcattgaattcttctttattttttgaatcttCACAATGAAAATCTTGATGCTATCTGATGCCTTACGAACAGCAGCGgtgtaaaataatattaacactaggttttttatatatatataatgtaaatttatattatgctaagcacaataattaacaacataagtttttaaaaaaatataaatcatatgtTAAATTATACAATGTAAAAGGTTTTCCAGGCTTTTATCACACGAGCTACATGACTTGGAAAGGTAAAAAAATGAACTGTATTATTCTTAAGAAACTTTTGGTAAGATTCTCCTAATTCCTTTACTAGATGTGACATAAAGAAAGAAACTTTTATATTagccaaaataaaataaaataacacgTGTCAAAGATTACTAAGGAAAAACGATggatcaaaatttaattaaatatctttcATCACTGCTTTGGCATTATATCATGCAGTTTttgcataaaatgttttttgttattaatttctCCAATAAATcgtaattaaaagaaaatgacaaaagaaTTGCTCTCTCATTTTGTCCCTTTTAAGTaggtttaaatttaaaacagGGTCTTAAGTATTATCtgagtaattttaaaatttttaaatttatcaaaagagGATATATTTGATCTCCgtcaaatattttgaattttgtttgttAGATTTAATTGGTGAGAATAGAAATTCGTAAGGAAACTCATATTCAGTGTCATCGAGGGGGATGaagtaagaaaaaattaaatatttttatttttaaaaaaatgaaggggCCTGGGGTGGGGGTGTTACGATGAGCGGAAGGATGACGATggagtaagaaaaatattttatattttattttataaaaaaatatatatattttttttgggatataattttttaatttctaattttaactaaaattaataatttatttaatttttgttttgaaatgttTTGTCTGTGTGAgtgtaatatgatattttttttttgaataaaggaaaaaatgtaTTACACACTATGATAAAAGTGTTATAACAGAGTCAGcactaagaaaaaaaagaaaaagactattaatttatttgtcaaattaataAGCGATTAGTTTACATGTGAAACTTACATCTTCAGTAATTTAGATATCaaactaagaaaaaaaacaatttagataaatttttaaaaactatcgtTATAATATGTATTTccacattttcttttaattttcaaatacaatAGCATTAAGAAAGACCATTTATGATAAaagttcatatttattttcGAGTTTTTGAGTGGGAACTGGGCATTTTAGCCAACCAGATTACAACGGATTATTGCAACCAAAAGCTGTAAAAGTCCAACTTCTTTTCTGactaattaatgaataatttctACTTTCCTTTATCAATTTTTCTTAGATGGAAGAAAATGACATTTGATGTCTTTATCCATTGGGTCTCAAACATGAATTTCAAATGAACAATTCACTAAGGtacatttttaacctatttaCGTAAGTGATATATATAAACATCGAGTCAACAAAGAACCAAACGAAATGattcattttaaaaagagataattatttatttgaattgttgttatttgtttttatgCTGCGCGTTCAACTGAATCCATTATTATCTTgatttttgtaatatatatcctatggaatatgtttttatatcaTTTCGTTCTTTATtctatatttcctttttttactatttgaaatgaaattagAAATAGAGGAATATTCGATGAAAGTAGGTGGGTTTTTGGAAACTATATAAATGATTAAAAGAAGTTCAGAAAAAAAGGGAAAGGCTGGTGTGTTTACTATGGGTCAATTATATGTATCTGGCATCCAGCTTCTAACTTTGACACTAGATAtcatttattatatgatttaaatagGTGTCAAAACGGGTAAATCTAAATGAAATTGAGAATTCAAAATAGATTAAGTTAGTAAATAAGTCACTAAttcttttattcaattttttaaaaatgtcttttttaaCTAAATGAGTTgagttaataaaataattaatatgttattattCCACTCAAACATAAAACGACTTAAGCagattataattttatgaattaattttgcCACCCATAGTTTAATCCCTATTTATATGTTCTTTTCCCCTCTTTATATGCACCAAAGAAGTCATTAAAACAACAATGATTATCATTTCATTTGTCACGAAGAAAAATTATGAGGtactattaatataattatagatTCACTTTTATATTATATAGCCAGATATTTTTTTGAGTGATAGACATTTGAAAATATCAATGCTATCAAAATTACATACACGAACGGATGAAGAAACTTAATAGATTATTTGATTGGatactttaattttcatttcattgaGAATTGAATAAGGTAGAGCACTCGTTACGAGTTCGACATAACTCAATAACATATTCCTCAAGGCTAAAGTTAGGTGGGAATCGAtattatcaaaattcaaaacatatttcacattTCAAAGGCTAATGAATATTAGGAGTAGGCTGGGTTGGACCAAGACAGAGATAAAAGCCCATGCACTAATGATCCATAAGGGTCAAAAAGCCACTTGGTATATAATATGAACATATATTCCAAAGATTCTACTAATATATATCCTTGAAGGATAAAGGTACtaacttcaacaaaatttagGTGTACAAAGTTGTATTTTGACATTAATAATGACAAATAGTTCAATGCTGCATGTGtgtttcatttaaaaatattttgagaaaaagttattattattttctcattgaaaaatatttcgtgATTATTTATACGAATATTTTGATcggattaataaaaaaaagaaaaaaatgtaatctATAATAAAGATTTCCACTATTTTAGTGTTATCTATTTTCTGCAATTTATTTTTCACTAAACtgatttgatgaaaaataagtaagaaaaatCATGTTGAAGGTGAAAAACTTTTAGTTTTAGTAATGAATGTTTTAGTGAATGCATatctataatttaatttaagaaataacggtgtttaaaaacatattattatttttcaaatacacaTCGAGTGAGATATTTTCTAGTGAGGAGTATGTTTTTTCACAATAAACTTGAATTAGTATAACCAATCAGAGTTATGTTGAAGTGATAAGTATTTCTCATTCTTAACTTGAGGTTTCATATCCAAGTCTCTTGGAAACTTAATCAATCGCCTTTGTTGGAGGGCACTTTATTCATTATGAGATTTCTCGATACTTTACACAAGATTTCTCGACGCAATCTAAATTTAACCGGtaccatttttaaaaattccttACTCCACATATTTAGGCATGTATTGATCTTTTACTTTGACCAATTTAACTTTTGTGCTTCCATTTTTCATTACCTTTTGGCTTTTAACCTATTTTTAAATCAAAGGAAGTACTGTTTTCTTACTCTTATGACTTGTCACTTAACTAACTGGGTTGAAACATCATAACCCCAATAATGTTTGCATGTCTAATTAATTGACACTCAAAGAAGACCACAAAAGCATCTGACACATAGTAGTTATAATAATATAGTACTATTGTTCGTGACAATAAATAGTCATGGTAATTACTTACTATCAAATTATATTGTCATGTTAgagataaatgaaataaaaataaggcataatacataaatatatcctttaacttgactttaaattatatttatgctCTTTAAatttggatgtgcacaaataaacattaaaattttatataaagttgaacaatagacacacatgtcttACATGGTCttacgtggtgtcctacgtgtattttgccatgtaggactcatgtatttatttatttaaaagttggatagttaaagtgtttgtttgtgcattataaaAGTTGGAGAtcaatgttaaaatttaaaaccaaatttagagtccaatatatgtataatgTCTAAAAACAAATGTAAACTATAGTAAAATTATTAGttatacatttaaataagataataagCGAGGAGGTAataatgtgaaaaataaaagttcaaaGGATCATAAGATTCCCGTATAATTTATACATGTATATgctaatacaataataatttatacatgtatatgctaatacaataataaatagaatatataaactaattttgaaccttttaaactttaaaatttgtctTCAAATCTTCAGCTTGAcgttaactttattttaactcTCATCAATTTATACTATACCATGAACAAAATAACATAGTATGCAGATAacatatttaacaaaaactaCTTATTCTAAATAAATGCTTCTACTGTTTTAACAACATTATTATATGACTTGTAATAGTTATAAGTTGAAGCAAGAATTTAAAAGAATAGTTCCAAAAGGACAAGAGACTTTGTTTGTATATAGTATTGTGTAATTCAAACTTATTTGTCttttagttttctttctagTCTCTTTATCAAAGAACAtccttttctatatttattgaatttttactttaaattcaaaattttgcttCCTAACGTTTAAGTTCAAAATTGAAATCAGATCAAATTaagacatataaaataaaactcacagaaaatatatttttattaattttttacttgatatttttattagaattcGATTAAATCtagatattatatttaaaatttcatattaaaagtaaaacttgtcataaaaaaagaagactTTATACACGGAGAAATTTCAACACagatatttaatcaattaaaaataaagaaatatttatcgCTTCAACGTTTTTTATACAGAGACCACATGTTATCATCAAGCTTCTCCCAAGTCAATACAGATAAGACCAGTCAAATGCAGAGAAACTGCATTGGAATGTGCTATACAGGATATCCCTTTCATCATTATATAAACCTGACTCCCTTTTTATGACATTTTATAATCCTCATAAtccatttaatattttatttttcccttttatttctCCTTTTGCCTTGCCTGGTATCtaaatatatttgtgtttgatCATTATAAAATTCCACAAAAACAATGGAAGCTAATAGTAACTCTTTTCATGTAGATTCTGTTTTTCATGTGCCCATTAAGATGTCTGGTTTTTTTGAGGAACCAAACAATAATATAACAAGTAGTAGTACACTACCAAATTGtgtttctcaattttatttgcAAGAGCTTTCTGTCAATATGAGTAATAATGTTCATGAAATTAGCCATAATGAACCTTCTCATGTGACAAACAAAACCAATTCTTCCTCCCTCTGCTCTACTCAATCTAAggtaattctttttaaatattattttgttttgtaaaggtcacaaatcttaaattttaacttttcacgtgatATGTGTAATAATGTAAGACCAAAGATATATTTTTGTGCATTTTTAATTCGACACCATAACatttaaaagtattatttactgttcttttaactttgtttcaactttcaagtaaaaaataagacaaataaatacAAACAGAGGGAGCATATGAAGTTCAAAGTTTTATagattgaattttttgttttttgatgaagtggtaattattatttatgatttgttagaATGTAAGAGACGGTGATGATGGGAAAGggcaaaagaaaagaaatggtaatgtaaaaagagagaaaaaaacaaaggaaaataagaagaaagcCCCTGAAGAGGCCCCTACAGGATATGTTCATGTTAGAGCAAGGAGGGGCCAGGCAACTGACAGTCACAGTCTTGCTGAAAGGGTAACTAATTTTCTACTATACAAttaatcttcttatttttttatctttgtatGAGTGTCCGATATCAGCATTGaagttataacatttttaaaataaaatttgtatccCAAGTTCAAACCTGACACCTCTAGCAAAGAGAGAAGCAGTTTAATTCATTGCGCCACATTTTTTTTAGAGTCTCCACTATGTTATACACATTGTCTGTGTAACctattcataaattatattccatccgtttcacaaagaatgaaCTGGTTTAATTTGGTACGGAATTTAAGAGTTTAagagaaatttttgaatttcgtGGTCCTAAAATAAAGTTAGGTCCAATGTACAAAATTGTTCTTTGATCTTGTagccttaaacatgtcatgtggaaAGCTGAAATTAAGATTTTactgaaaaaagaaaacaataattttttttaaacagactaaaaagaaaaagaaattattcttttaaaacGGAGGAAGTATTATAGTAGTAGATTAATGTCATATTACAATATAGTTTTTACCCAAATAGTGTATATAACTAAGTTTATTGCAAATCATGTCTACCTCTAGTTATCTTTCCATATTAGTATTCtggattttaaaattattagttgaaaatttttatgACATAATTTCAGGTGAGGAGAGAGAAAATAAGTGAAAGGATGAAGATATTGCAAGCACTTGTTCCAGGTTGTGACAAGGTAGAtcaagtttcagcacttttgtctttcctttttttgtaGAATATATATACTCTTCTAAACTTGACGTGTTTTATTCAGATTACTTTGCCCATCGATTATCTAGTTTTAGTATAATAGCCAAGTTTATAGGGGTAATTAAGACTATTAATAATTCAAGAGAAATTTGAATAAAACGCGTCAAAATTATAGTGGaacttctattttattattagacCAACGTTTAACGTGGCATCGTTGAAATCAGGTAACTGGGAAGGCCCTTATGTTGGATGAGATAATCAACTATGTCCAGTCTTTGCAAAACCAAGTTGAggtaagaaaaagaaataaattaaccatctataaattatttattatttgacttttagttttaaaaaaatagagaaaagggAAATGAGTAATTAATCTATTTGATTAAAACATCTTTATCGTGTTCAAAATTTTTCAGTTTTTATCCATGAAGCTTGCTTCTTTGAACCCCATGTACTATGACTTTGGCATGGACTTAGATGCTCTCATGGTCAAACCTGATCAGGTACGTATGCAGAAATTTTTGTAAGCTGTGTCGATATTTAAATAACTAAACCATATTTAAACCTAAATTTCTATATACATATCAAGTAAAACAAAACGAAACAGTATCTCGTGACacaaagatatgtctattaacctaaatctttttttttttctatttgaattataatCAGAGTTGGAGTGGCTTGGAAGGACCATTATTAGAGAACACAACTAGTAACTACCCTCACTTGGATAGTTCAACATCACTTATGTTTCAACAATTGCATCTACCAAATTCCGTTTCTCAGGTattcaatagtaaaataattaatatatccATATATACGTTATAATATTCTTTCTGTTTCAAATTATTTGTCCTATTTTAACTTGACACAGACTTTTGAATGTTTGATATTATAAAggaaaagatattttaaatgaaCTGATAAAAGTATGATAACCAAATTGAAACGGAAGAAGTATTGTTTAATAGGACAAAAACCTAAAAGACACTGATAAAGATTGATCTATTGTCACCACCCGTTTGACATAGTATTGTACTattgttttcacattttttttaagaagtgtatgatatatatataatatgatggAGATTtgtttagaaataatatatatatatatatatctaacatGGGCAAATATGTTTTTAGGGTAGTGGACATGTATTATGGAGTGTAGATGACCAAAGACAAAAGATGATTATTAATCATTCAGAATTGATCAGTAATAACAACAACTTGAGTGTCCCTTTCCATTAATATGAAACCTGCCCTACACAACACCTGGTGAGCTATCCATCACTCTCCTTTTAATTATTACTCCTTTCAAtcgtttattttatttgttcgGTATTGACTTGACACATTTCTGTGCAcagtaatttgttttttttggcCAAAATCATTGATGTGAGAGATCTATGGATGGGATGGATATGATAATTcaagaaaagtgaaatatagGAGATTTTTCATGTGGACATACTTTTGTTTTTGTCCAATTATCTGGCTTCCCAGATTTGCAACTTCTGGTGCATTGTCTCTATGTAATAAATTAGGAACTTGAGTAATTGTAGACAGAATTTAAGTGTATTGTTTCATAATGCCAGTAAATAAATAGTagtattttcttatttgttgtTTCGTATTAGACGTGTCAAATGAACAGATTGGGCTAATTAATTTGAAAGGATTAACATGTTTTGAGAATATTGATATGGGTGGACTAACCATACAAAACtttaacataatttaattcGTTATATAAGTTTGTGAAGATTCACAATTATAGGGGAATTAAAACtgcatatattaataaaatatcaaaaataaaattaatgattatTTGAAGGATAAAAAATGCAAATTTCCCTAATCATATTAAACAGAAATAATACAGAATACCAAAGCTTCTAAGAAAATACCTTcaataagaaaattttgttagttactggtttctttgttaatttttatgtcaaattaaattatattacataaatttagacggagaaaaattacttattattaattatattaacgTTGAGTAGTACATCTCTGGAGGACAAAAAATCTGTCATTTGACCACCCATTAGAAACCTTTTCTTTGGAAGTACGTTACAAATTGAACTCCACGTAAACAGTGACATACAAATTGAAGAGTTTTTAGGACGATATATAATTTGATCTAGATAATCGATGTTTGATGTtcgatatataaaatattatggtGTTAGTATATCAAGCGTTGGAAATGATAATACCTAAGcggtataaaatatataatatacctATGATGTAAATATTAGTGAACTAGTGATTATTTTGACAACTCGATTTATAATAATTTGACCAAAGATATTAAATTCACAAAGATGAGATTTGTGGAAAACAAACAATATGTTGCTCATTTGATGACACTTGAGTGATAAgatcaaataatttaaagtgCCAACTGCACTTGCCTCCAATGTAGTTAACAAGTATATATGTGGTTTATAGAGACATTccatgatatttttttgttaatgggAGACATACAAGACTGTTTTAGGCCATGTTGAAATAGTCACTTAATCAACAAACCTAGCTAATCATGGTTAAGTTGTTTTATTAACAACAAAGCAAATGAAAGATTTTTCAATCTTTAATACTATATCAACTAATCATCAGACAACAATTAGTACCACCAAACTAAATTATAGAAATGTCCAGTTATTAGGATTTGACACCTAGCTTTGgcttcttaaaataaaataaataaagtgttatttaattggttattgataaatatttctttattcttAATCATAGGTATTAACTTTAAGTCTTCTTGGGTAAGGAATTATCCTTAT
Proteins encoded in this region:
- the LOC101248211 gene encoding basic helix-loop-helix protein 80-like, which encodes MEANSNSFHVDSVFHVPIKMSGFFEEPNNNITSSSTLPNCVSQFYLQELSVNMSNNVHEISHNEPSHVTNKTNSSSLCSTQSKNVRDGDDGKGQKKRNGNVKREKKTKENKKKAPEEAPTGYVHVRARRGQATDSHSLAERVRREKISERMKILQALVPGCDKVTGKALMLDEIINYVQSLQNQVEFLSMKLASLNPMYYDFGMDLDALMVKPDQSWSGLEGPLLENTTSNYPHLDSSTSLMFQQLHLPNSVSQGSGHVLWSVDDQRQKMIINHSELISNNNNLSVPFH